One segment of Lytechinus pictus isolate F3 Inbred chromosome 13, Lp3.0, whole genome shotgun sequence DNA contains the following:
- the LOC129274135 gene encoding histamine H3 receptor-like, with the protein MAYISWDRYCMVTMGLKYKLYQTKKRVGLILTSTWTIVIGFFSFLEFTWSFMTGQTDADHTETCRMAFVYNRFATLFINFISFITVLAVAIVLNCFVYLNIRRRTKESGDRQTPTYCNEQIPKQTSDAVTKKPICTSLHVKGFCHQKSNLGKTISPTVGDTRSTEAARSKRDAGINSFEMTSPDAIRIHLRDKNSRNRLAKHRKASIVLSILTGCFILFWTPYKIMTIVFSFCGSSCASAVLWEVLEVMVWCNSTVNPFIYAATNVHFRRNFSHFLFLDRWPCGTVSRKDHHTAEAHGTGN; encoded by the coding sequence ATGGCTTACATCAGCTGGGACCGTTACTGCATGGTTACCATGGGTCTCAAGTACAAACTATACCAGACCAAGAAGAGGGTAGGGCTGATTCTTACGTCAACATGGACGATCGTAATAGGTTTCTTCTCCTTTCTAGAGTTCACCTGGAGTTTCATGACCGGTCAAACTGATGCGGATCACACTGAAACATGCAGAATGGCGTTCGTCTACAACCGTTTTGCGACATTGTTCATCAACTTTATTTCCTTTATCACCGTACTTGCCGTCGCAATCGTGTTGAACTGTTTCGTCTACCTAAACATTCGGAGAAGAACAAAGGAAAGTGGTGACCGTCAAACTCCCACGTATTGCAATGAACAGATTCCAAAGCAAACCTCTGATGCTGTCACCAAGAAACCCATATGTACTAGCTTGCATGTCAAAGGTTTTTGTCATCAAAAGTCGAACTTAGGGAAAACGATTTCGCCTACTGTCGGTGACACTCGGAGCACTGAGGCTGCGAGATCGAAGCGAGACGCAGGCATCAACAGCTTTGAGATGACGTCCCCTGATGCAATTAGAATACACCTACGAGACAAGAATAGCAGAAACAGACTAGCCAAGCATCGAAAAGCATCCATCGTTTTGAGTATCCTCACAGGATGCTTCATACTCTTCTGGACACCTTACAAAATAATGACCATCGTCTTTTCCTTCTGCGGATCCAGCTGTGCTTCTGCTGTTTTGTGGGAGGTTCTAGAAGTTATGGTATGGTGCAACTCGACTGTAAACCCATTCATTTATGCTGCCACGAATGTCCATTTTCGCAGAAACTTTAGCCACTTTCTGTTTCTTGACCGTTGGCCATGCGGAACAGTTTCTCGTAAAGATCACCATACGGCTGAAGCCCACGGAACAGGCAACTAG